The genomic segment CACTTATAACaattatatttgattttttttctacaggtTTCAATTCCATCGTTAGAGACTACCGGAATCATCCCAGTGGAACATTTGTCGGATTTCCCTAAAGCTGCATCCCATCTGCTTGACTGTTACCGTCCAGGTCAGGTCATCAAAGAGGCCGTCGTCTATATGTCCTCTAAACTGCAAACGGTGTTGACTCTCAAACCCAACATTATCAATTTCATCAAGGGAAATGGTTACCCCAAATCTGTGGATGAGGTCGCTATGGGTTCGACCTTGCCTTGCGTAGCTACACTCCACAGACCTTTCGGAGTCTTTGCACAACTGCTGTGCCCTCCCAACAAGTTCGATGTTCTCTTCCCACCCGGCAAGATGTCCCCGAATCTTTATTCTTACATGGAAAACGGCACCATGCATATGACCTTGGAAGGCGAAGTTATTAAGATcgaaaaagaggagaagaagatttttctgAGTGCACTAAATGCCTACGCACCGGAAAACGCAGCCCGTGTACTGGAAGCTTATCTAAAGATTGAAGAAAAGATTAAGGTCCACTTAAGGGAGAGCTCAGACGAAGGATTGAAAAATCTAGCCAGCTTGAAACTTGGTGACGTGGTTGTTGGTAAATTGCTAACAGAATTTGACTCATCCGCCGATTTGGAGTTTGAATTGCCACACGGAATAAATGGAATTGTTCCGGCTTATCATCATGCCAAAAAGGACTTCAAGAAAAATGACTTGATCGTTGGTTCTGTTATGTATGTCGACCCGATTATGAAGAAGGTTTACGTCACAACAAGAGAAGACGTCATTCATTGCATCACAGGCACCGCCAAGTTTGATCCCAGAGGCAAGAaacaaagaggaaaaattattttgaatatggACTACTTTAGTTTGGTGTCAATCACTGATGGAAACGCCAAAGACGTAGCTTTCACTTCCAATATTAGGAGCATCAATGAAACTTCTGTCCCATTACCGCCTCCATTCGAAGTTGGAGCTGTAGTTCATGTGGCTATTAACTTCGACACGGAACTTGGGAGAATTGCTACGTACCACACGACTCCTAAAAGATGGATTATTCTTGATCTCTCTCACATCAAGcgcacttcttcttcttcagatgGCAgcccaaacaagaaaaaacttaaaaaagatgCTGTTTCTATTGAaggcaaaacaacaaaagacaaaaataagaaaacacaGCAAGAGCAGTTATCCGACTTAAATGATACAATCGATTCTGAAAAATCAGCCGTATTGGAAGTcaataataagaaaacgaaGACAAAAGCcaagaagaatgaaaataagaaaaaacaggaaGCCCAAGAACGTGACGTTTCCCACAAGAAAAAATCTGTATCAAATGGAAAGAGAAGTACGCCGGAAGACAAAGAAACTGCGCATCCTGAAGGTGAAAAGGCTCTTTCTCCATCCAAGAAGAGACGAGTTGAACCACCTACCCCTAGGAAGTCGAAGAAAATCAATCATTTAGAATTGCCGCGGCTATCGATCACGTCAACATTCAAATGGGACGATGACATTACGACTCTACCACTGTCGACTTCTCACATCGCCGATAGTTCCGATTCAGAAGATGATGAcgcggaaaaagaaaaggcggtGGTTAAAGATCGCCGTGAAAGGGCACGTGAAAAATTGGAGGAAGCCAAGGTGAACGAAGCTAAATTGTCGCAAATTGAAGAAGAGCTGAACAATCCGGAACGAGCGCCCGTGACCACAGACGACTTTGACCGTATGGTGCTCGCCTCGCCCAACAGCTCTATTTTGTGGGTCCAGTACATGGCGTTCCATCTGGAGAACGCCGAGATTGAAAAGGCGCGGACAGTGGCCCAGAGGGCACTCAAGATCATGAGCTTCCGAGAGGAACAGGAAAAATTCAACGTCTGGATTGCTTGGCTCAATTTGGAGCACATGTACGGCACAACCGAAGGCTACGAGTCCACTTTGCAGGTAATCATCATAAATTAAACCAAGGCATTGGCTATGGTCGTGTTGTGCATAATAATGTGATGAGCAATGTGTTCCCTCTTGTCGCCCACAGGAAGCGATCCGCTATAACGAGCCTTTCAAAGTGTATCGCCAGATGGCTTTGAACTTCGAACAAAGCGGCAAGTTTGACGATGCCGAGTCGCTCTACACCACAATGCTGAAGAAATACAAGCAGAACAAGTCTGTGTGGATAAATGCCTGCCTTTTCTACGtacgaaattcaaaattggacACGGCGCGCGGTGTTTTCCAGAGGGCATTGTCGATCCTCGACAAAAAAGAACGTAAGcgcatttttttaagtaatacaATCCATTCAACGCATCCGCAGTTTGGAGAGGCCCCCGCAACGTTTGTTTCATGGCCGTTGATAAATGGAGTgacttgttcttgttcttcttcctccttcttgttcttctaCCTATTCCTCATTCTTCAATCACTCCCACTCCCACCCTCTAACCATTACTTCACCACACCGTGAGTCTGGTTGGTGTCGCCTCTCCttatctttattttgatttccatcCTAGCGCCATGTTCTCTAGGTGCGCATTCACTAACTGGGTTAATTGTTGTACTCTGGTTCTGAATGTCCAAAAACGTTCTCGTGTCctgttcatttgaatttcctggccccttttaattttctcgtATTTCTGGTTTGACAGACATTGACTTGATCAGTCGGTTCGCTCAACTGGAGATGAAGTTTGGACAAGTAGGCCGTGGCAAAACGCTGTTTGACACCTTGATGATGTCCTATCCCAAGAGGACGGATCTCTGGCTGGTGTACATCGACACGCTTACCAAAGTCGACGATATAGAAAGTGCACGGTGAGAAATTTCGACATTATTAAGACTTTTGTTTGagtcgtgtttcttttttcgttgttatcccctcttcttttcatttttttaaaatgtaaaatctcCCCACGGCCACTTCACTGTGATGAGAAAACCGTACGTAGGCGAgcctcattttttaaaaagagtcgTTTCTTGCGCCGCTGTGTATTTATACGTTGTATGATTGATATTCCCGAACAATAACTTCTAATCCCCCCGCAACCCATTTCCTTCTCTCCAAGTTCCATTTTCCCTCtgtccctctcttttttttctctctcttctctcactttttattatttttattttcgtttcattcTTTAAATTAGTATGTATTGAGGTAAAGAGGATTTGTGTTGTCCAACCGTCGGAAAAGAGAGGCTCTCGGAGTTGAGGTAGTTGTAGTAGTCGTAGTAAGAAAAAGATTCCTATTCTTTTTGGCCGTTCGGCACTGGCCAGCGCGCATGCTGGTTggatagaaagagagagagttgttCGCCCAGTTTTTCcaggttgttgtttttggcgTTTGCATCCTACTTGTAGATGcagaaaatttttatcttgtaGTTGAACAAACAAGATTTGCCACTCAAAACTATTTCTAGATTTGCCATGGTCAAAACATTCTGCCCAAGACAGGCGTTAAGAAGATAGCGTAACGTGTTTCTCTTAACAAAAATTCAGCTTGACATATCAatcgtcatttttttcaccttttacTTACGGTATGTGAAAGAAATGGGGGGAACGGTTGTCTTAATAGTTTGTTCCGATGGCCGTTCTTGGCTGATTGAGGTTTGTGACCCAGATTATCAAACTGGTCATCGGttcagcccttttttttattgctattaTTTTTAACTACCACCTTCCACAACCCGTGTGctccgtttttttgtttgaccgAGGCGCTCCCAATTCTGTATTGCGCCATGTCCAGGTCGGCGGCCAGCACTTCgtcttcattaattttttcctagctcttttttttgtttttgttttttaatttttctctggCTCCCCCCTTTTCCTCTGATAATTCGAACTCGTGACATGTTCATTTTCGAGTCTCGGTTCTCCGCTTCCGTCGTCATTTGCAAAGGGGGAGAAAAGTAGGAAGACGGAGTGATTATGACTTCACGCACAGGCCCAAAAAGAATGCAACTCCCATCGCTATAGGGTCCCTGTCTGTCTTAGTCTCACGGAAGCTTAtgattttgtttcctttttcttatctttttgcCTTCGTGATtaattcttcttccactttttgttgttgttgttgatgttgttgtgtgCTGGTGGGTGTACTTTTCCTTCCCGACTAATTACGGTTGATTGTGCAATTTGTAGGCAAGTCCTGGAACGCTGCATCACTCTGCAGCTGCCAGCCAAAAAGATGAAGACGATCTTTCAAAAGTTTCTAGAGTTTGAAACGCATCACGGCGATGAAGAGAAGCAGGACTACGTTCGAAAGAAGGCGCTCGACTACGTCGAGTCGAAAACCGAAGCTGTCGACGAATAAACCCAACAACAAGATTTGGAGATTGTACGTATGTGTGTCGGATCAGGGGAAATACCCACACACATCTTTCTTCGTTGGTCGCCGCCGTCGTCTCATTTGCTGAcatgtgggtttttttttaaatatttcctcCTACATTCTATTACCATAAATCGGTCGATGTTCTTTTTGGTGTTAACATGACTTGAAGCGATTCGCCAATAAAACATTGAGCGTCCCGTCGCTGGCCGAAACTCTGAATGACAGATACTTGTACTGTGCGTTTGATTAATAAtccaaaatttcgtttttactTTCACGATCGATTGGTCTGCGACGAGTCCCTTGGTCCGTGATGAATGCGATGATCCTCTTCAGTTGGTaagtcgaagaaaaacaaaaggaaaatgccATTGTTAGCCTATGGCTCTTGACGAGCCATTCatctttccttattttttccaaatgagaATATTCACTATGCAATCACGTCGTCTTTATTATTAGGTAGACACATTtgggaagagaagaagaagaaaaaaacaaaaaaaggaatctttttttcttctttttggctgtCTAATATCATCGATCCATCATTGGCGTTTGCGTGAGTCAGAGTGATCTGCGTGCTGGTTGCTGCCGCAGCTGCAGAGAGAGTGATGGACACCCGTGAGCGGCGCTCCTCTTCTCCCAGCTCCCTTCATCTGCAGGTGAGCTGTTGTGTGTAGCAGGCCATCAGCCATCAGCCGAGTGAGAATCTCCCCGAAATAAAAAGGTTCTCTTGATTGTGCCGTAAGGGAGAAGAGAGAGTTGCTGACTGACTGCTGTTAGTTAGTCTAATTCTTTCGCCGTGTTGGTagcagtgtgtgtgtaaagttgaaacggggggggggggggggaagaggaATGCCCTCGTATATATGCCGACGCTATCGGATCATCAGAAGGGCTGGCCGAGTATCCATTTGAGAGTTCTCAATCGGGTCGTTGAGGCAAACAGCACAGCCGTCTAGCGTATATTCATCACAGACACTTTGGCGCGCTCGTGtagcttctttctttctcccttaaCTCGCCTCGTCATAACAGAGGTGGgtaggggggagagagaaaagtttaaaaggagaagaggaagTGTGGCGCCTCCAGGTGTGTGTCAGTAGATTTTCGGGTTACGGGCTgaagtatgtgtgtgtgtgtatctatcTGGGCTTTAGAGAAAAGTCTTTTTGGAAACATTAGAGAGTGAGCTACCACCTCTTCTATCTTCTCTCAAGATGTTTCATCGTTTCTCTTCTTGTCTTGCGTCTGCCCTCTTCTTCCTTTGAGTTTAAAGCGATGGGGTCGGTCGCCTCTTGCGCCCGTCCATTTCGGTCCATCTCCATCCCTCCCCATTTATTCGGTATAACAGCCTCCTTCCTTGTTTGGCCCATACTTTCCCGTTTTGTCGATTTGACTGgctaatattttcttttcttctgaaagcaacagaaaaaaaagacttatTCAACAGGGTCAGGTGTGTTGTGGTGATGCACCTTGTCCTCTTATATGGATAGATTCTCGTCAGTCCCCCTCTTGACTCATGTGCTATATCCTATAGTGGTGTGTACATACCTGTTGGCTTTAgactcctttattttctttttcctcctgcATCTTGTCCAATCTCTGCGGGCTGACAGAAAAGATGTAACACACAAACCACACGTGGTATATAGCACTCAGTCTGGCAGCATCGTTTTGagctcttttctattttacgaCCGGTCCCCGGGATTTActgtcgttcttttttttttttttgttacagtGCGtcgtatattattattattattactatgaTGCTATAGCGGCATCGTCCAGCGCGGGTGAGAGAAGCTTTTTGCCGGCAGCCGGCTACTTAAAGATTTCTTCGCCGTTAAAAATAggtgaaatgttgaaatctgggaaaattggAGGAATcgaggaataataataataataacttatTCAGaaattccccccttttttcgcATTGTTTTCGCATTTCTGTGTTGAGATTCGATCcactattttttgtttgcatagaatttttaaaatatggaaTACCGCTGGCCGATGGCAGCCTATTGCTAACGGGCGGCTCGGTCATGGCCCCCATCGCGCTCGCGCCAAAGAACTGCCAGATCTTGAtatgaatttttcttgttggttatttttttcttcttttttttttgttgttgcctttCACAAGTAGTCGGCAAAGTCTTCTTTTGCCTTTGTTAAGCAAACGACAGAATGGGCAGCAGCAAGAGAACGAGGCGGAACTTTTGGTCATCCGCCGCCCGGGATGCGGATGGATGCGGAGACCAGCCGCCGAACTAAGTGAACAACCCCAAAAAGGAAACAGTCgatcgattgttttttttttttttccttctttgtcAGAAAAAGCTTTTGTAGCGGCCTCGCCTCTGCCAAGTTGCGATGAGTTGTCGACAACTCCTCGCTGCGCGCTACTTGAACAGCTACAAACCGACAAGCAAAGTCtcttgtaataataaaaacatttcaacgAAATGCAAGTGAATCACGACGCTTGTGTGTGTTCAAATATAGTCGTGCCTTACTTCCAGATGatgttggaaagaaaaaaaagaaacgctaGACTTTGATTCTTCCCAGTCACataatttctgtttgtttgataGTTGATTCTTGATGGCAAGGGTTTTCGGTTGGTTGGAGTGTGGCGGAGACGAGGTGAAGGCTGGCGGGCCCAATATGGAAAGGAATTAGGGAACCGGTGACAACTTTGGAAACACGGAAAAATGGGACCTCGTTGCGGTTGTGTTATTCAGCTCCTCTTCAATTCAGCCCGTCCCTGTCCCCAAAAgaacttgtttattttttattaattccgtgtattttccttttttttttaaattttctgttttaatgatTTGTGTGTCCTGGGTggttcatctttttctctatgGGGAATCGTCACGTTCGTATGTAAAAATACATAGGAAGAGATTACGGACATCAGAAACTCAGTCGAGCAACGGCCAATTGTACGGCGTGAAAAAAATCCAGTCCAGCTCACGTCGTATAATGCTGGAAAACGGGCCGTTCAAGTTGGCCAGGCACACACGCTCACGATCGGACAACTGAccagatacaaaaaaaaaattgacatttttatttcattttttttttgttttttgtcttgtggCTTAATAATTCGcgtgccaccaccaccaccaccaaccgcCACCAGTTGATACGCCCAGTCGGTGGCGTTGCGTAGATCATCTGCAAGGCGTTcctaacttattttttttccccctcttccTACCCATTCCAGTCTGTAGAGGTATTTAACCAGAATTCACGGGAATTGCGCACGACAACGGaggcagaagaaaaatgatcGTTTTGGTTGCTGCTGCAGACTTTCTTCCGGGGTATGCGGCGGCTCTGTTGTTTTCGGCAAGGAAAAAGCGGAGCATCACGTAACAGCAGCCAGAGGAGTTCATTTGCCGAGAGAAAGATAGGATCTAACTATTCGTGTTTTGGTTCCGCATTGTCAAGTTTTCCGAGGGGATTTTTCATCGTGTAGTAGCCCCTAGACCAGTCGGCGTGCTGGCATCGCAATTGTATTCTTgtgctcatcatcatcgttgACTTGGTCGCAGCTATTTCCTTCATTGCTGGGCGGGGGGAGacgagggagagaaaaatgactTGAAACAACAAAGAACTCGACTCGAAAAGTTGCTGCtggaaaaagatcaaaattgTGTTTGGTATacgccgagaagaagagaaaacgaaaacaaactCACGACTAATCATTTAATGGGAGGAGAGATGAGACCCCAAAAGAGTTGGGTCGAAATAGAGGGAGGTCCGTCCCGCGGGAGTGgtcccgaaaaagaaaaaaatccccaaaaaaagaaaagatgaaaataggAGGTGAATCGATGCAGAAAGAATGCTGGTGGAAAGTATTTGCACCAGTCTGTGTAGGTGAGTGTTTTAATGATAAGCCAgttattttgcttttattgtttgtcttttttattttatttattttttctacctTGGAAAAGTGGACCGCGCGATGTTGTTGCGCACGTCACCCATTCAGTACCGATGGGGAATTGTATTGGGTTTGACGGGATGTGACGGCATCCATTCTTTTGGGCGATTGTCTATTGAGATATTGTTGGAAGACGACCCGAATTTcggattcttctttttctatcctgTAGAGagggaaaactgaaaaattgttgttttctttcgtatgacgtgggggggggggaagaaaccTTCGGAAAACACATTCAACGGAATGTAATGTGATATTAGGGTCTCCAACTCTTGGCATATcctcgatttcttttctttttctcactcTCACACTCCCATTATCATTAGGGTTTTCTTCATTCATCCCACTTCAGCGTTATTTAGTGTACGCGTgttgtcatcttttttctattcttctgtTTGACTTTCTGCTGTCTCTTCCTTTCTctcgtatttattttttctcgctttcaattgccatttttcatttcgagGTGACACAATGGTGAGCGCCAGtttctccttttattattCCCTTCGCTGAAAAGAAGTTGTAATAATGGAAAGAAATCGTTCTGCGTCGTTTTCGTGTGGGCACACGCGTTGCCTATCCAATTGGCTGCGCTCCGGAGATTCCGGATGTgctaaaaaacacacacacgagcgtTATATGCGGTGACGTGTTTCGCTCAATCGACTGCAATTCATCGAAGAATGTTTCCAGTATCAAACCGAATGAATTCAATCAATACGCTGGGCATATTGTATAgaaggaaatggaattttaaatggaaaactCTCGCGTGTTCCTCGTAGATTATATGTGTACCccctttaaagaaaatatggTCAGCCCCCATGTAAAACGGCCTgacatattttgtttttccgaaTAAAAGAGTAGAGGGTGGTGGAGAGGgttggttaaaaaaaggaaagattcACTCCAccaccttatttttttgtattttttctttgtgcccaAAGAAGTGGAAGGTGGAGGAGGTTCTCGACTTTGGAATGGTAAGAGGGCGGGGCCTTCTTGTAGCACACTGTGGCATTCggtctcgtgtgtgtgtgttaagaaaaaaaaattttctttctctctcttcggtCTGTAACTTTGGTTTGCCTTTACCTAAcctattcctcctcctcttttccccccttcttcgcTCCCCCACCTTTGGATTCCTCAACCACCTCTGAAGACAACAAGAAAGTGGAAGTTTAAGGCAGGAGGAGTGTACCCCCCCTttaggggaagaagaaaacgagtcaAAAGTAGCCGAGCCGTCCGACTGGGCTAGCAGTTGTATGTTGGTCGCCGTTCATTCAAGACTGTCATCGGTTTGTGTCGTTAAATTCCTCTTTTTAACCCGTTACAGCTGATGCTCGGTCACGATAGACTTCTCGTCGGCCAAAACAGGagttgagagagagataaaaacCACCGTCCACCAAGAGAACTTGAATCTTCtgttagtttttctttctttcctggGTTATTGAACTCATCTTACCCCAGTCCGAGCCGTTTATTTAATTTCGCGTGACCTTTTCaagtgtgtgtttgtgtatcccatctgctgctgctgtttgtcAAGTGACGATCCAGACATTCCTTCACCAGTCCACTGACTGACTGGTCAAAGTACAGCCGGAACGACGAAAAAATGGCGCCTATTCATCAGCGGATGGACAGGTATCACGACCTGCCGCCTCCGCCGCCGATTCCGCTCAAGTTGAAGCCGAAAACGTTGAAGAAATTGTCGCAACAGGCAGCCAGAGGACAGCCGCTCTACTTGATTGTCGGTCCTCATGCTGCGGCCGCTGCAGCTCCGCGTCCCATGGGCGGATCGATGCATCCGCCGCCATTGCCACCCCATCCGCCTCACGCAGGACATCCTAATCAGCATTCATCGCGTAACTTTGCCGTTGTTCATCCGCGAATCGAACGTCAGCAGAGAATGCCGGGAATGCCCGGACCAGCCAACAGCGTCGGAACGGCCGCGTCCGGCAGTGACTCGATGAAAAGTATGAGTTTTTCTTCCGCCCAAGGCATGATGGACAGCCAGAACCGATTCCGTCCCGACAACTTTAACCTGCGCCTACGCGCCCATCAGCAGCTGTTCCCGTGGAACCCGCACAATCAGAGCAATCAGAGCCACAGCAGCAAAAGTTCGGCCAATTGGGTGAGGCATTTGaccagcgacgacgacgtcgaagaagaagaagaagaggaggaagaagaagaggaaatcagCGCCGGCAATCGTAATAACAATAAAGTAGACATCTCCTCATTGGATGCTGTGACTCCAAGGGCCAGCAGCGGTGTCCGACCCGAATACCAGCTCGGCCCATCCGACCGCAACGCCCGCCTCGTCGGAGAGATTCAATTGAGCTCACGGGTGGCCTCCATGACCATAGCCGATGTCAGCCCTCGATTTGCCTTCAAGGTGAGCCCCGTCGTTTACtattcattttattgaatttcatttttcaaaaaaaaaaatttcgtttcctctctctctgtgtgagTTCTCCCCTATTGTCACATTTGACAGTTTCGTAAAAgaataaggggaaaaaagagacagtTGTTAGTGGTAGTCAAATTATTCTTATTCCAcgatttcttatttaaaaaagaaatgcaaggCCCAGATTTCCTTTTGGTTTACGTTGGTTTAAGTAGTACTATTACGGGAGACTATTAGACTTGTGCTGGTCCGTCAAGGTCTAGCGATGGCGACTCTCTTTCCGTCGATTGTCTtcgataattattttttttttccttgcgTGTTTCATGCATAACTGAGCGGAACCAAACTGTGGCACTCTCCAATAGGGCTTGGAGCTTCCTTCAAGCTTTGATTCGATTTGATATAGTCGGATGTCATTGTGGTggaaggaaacaacaaaaaaagaaaaatgatgggaccgttttttttatgtatatgGCCCAAATTCGACAAGGAGAGTCCATTTTTGGTGACGATCGTGACGCTTTATAGACTCgccttaaaaacaaaaaaagacccTTTCCTATTGTTAAAACCAAGTACAGCAgtatgttcatttttttcttttctttcgattttgtAGAAAATTATGATGCTGTCAGATAACAAGCAATACCGCGAATCTGCCAATTTTATTAACCGGCTAAGTGGTGGCACGTTCGGCGTCATCGTCCACGACTTGCCCGTCGATCAGTTCATCGAGGCCATGCCGCAATCGCTGCCCATCATCGAGTCTCTGTACACTAAAGTGTTTCTGTCGGACGGAATGACTCGCAACTCTATCCAGTTTCTCCGTCCGGAGAACGTCGTCCAGCAGATGGTCAAGTATTTCGCTCACCAGGAAGATCATCCACCTGCGCCCAATGGAGGATCAGCGACCGGTTGGCCGCCAAATGTCTGGCGTTGGGACTACTGCGGTCCGTTCATCTCCAGCTGCAAGAAATTATTGCGCGTCATCGTCCTCACCGAGCCCAAGATCCGCAAAAGTCTGTTCCAGAAGCGCCGGGCTCTGAGCAAAGCCATCGAGGGCTTGGGCCAGCACGGACTGGTTGGCACTTCGGACGAGAATCTCATGAATTTACACGATGCCTTACAGGTACGTACAGTATGCGCGAAATGTacattttttggagggggcattctttttattccggAATTTCGACCGGAATTCAGTGCGGAACGCTAGGGTCTTCTTCTCTGTAATTTGATCAagattttaatcattttgcTTTGTTGGCTTTGGTTGCGGTCGTGATCTAGGACGAGTTCAATCGTGTGGTGCAATCGTACAAGAGCGCCCTGGACAAGATGGTAGAACTGGAATTGGCGCAGAAGAAAGGCGCAAACCGGACGGTATCAAACGGGCCGGCTCCTATCGCCGCCTCGCATCAGCGCCTTTTGTCGTTGAAGCAATCGGAAATCCAGGAGCGACTCATAAAAAACAAGACGCTGCTGAATGTCGTTGAGCCGACTTTGACCAACCACTCGCTGGACCTCTTCCTGGGCATCCTGCAGCGACGCATCGAACTCGACAAGGAAGCCCTGTTCCAGTTCAGCCAGCTGAAACGTGACCAGCCCACCAAACCGGGCGAAACCACTCCGCACATCGTCATCGCTCCCATCCTGATGAAATACTCGCACGGATGCCAACAGGTCAGCATCCTCAATTCAATTCCATCGACTCTTCTCTAGTACTATACCTAAACTAAGTGAAGGTAAAGGGTCGGAACCGACCATGTTGTTCCCCCAAACTGGGCCGTTCTCTTATATGTAGGGCGATCGGTGAATGAACaccgaaaaatgtaaaacacaCCGCCGCCAGTCCGTCACGAAATTCCGGTGTCTGTATTATATCCCCCCATTGCACGgcctcgtgtgtgtgtgtgtaaatatcGAGTTCGACATCGTGATTCCTCCAGTTCCGATCTAGTAGAAAGGCATCAAAGCCATCAACACCGTCAggtatacaacaacaacaatgagcGCGCTGCTGCCGctcgtttcccttttttcttcttcttgcggcTGCGACGGCGGTGCGAACAATCAAAAACAATTGCAACACGCGAATAGGAGCGActatgaatgaaatgaatgcgATCCGTCGCTCCCGAGACCCGGGTGATTTGGTGAACAATGGAACATGATGAAGAGAATGATGATGTGAGCCGAGGgaaggttcttcttctttttccgttcATGTTTTGAACCCCAGCAAGTGTGAcgtgacgacgacgaagaaggtGGTTTGGTGTGATGGAAGGTTTTGAAGAAAAGGCTTGGGAAGAGACAACAAAACATTGAAAGTCTATCAAAGAAACAACGTGTCTCTCTCCCTTTgggttttctctttccaaTTATTTTGATCGATCGGAGTCCG from the Daphnia pulex isolate KAP4 chromosome 1, ASM2113471v1 genome contains:
- the LOC124198756 gene encoding uncharacterized protein LOC124198756 isoform X2; translation: MAPIHQRMDRYHDLPPPPPIPLKLKPKTLKKLSQQAARGQPLYLIVGPHAAAAAAPRPMGGSMHPPPLPPHPPHAGHPNQHSSRNFAVVHPRIERQQRMPGMPGPANSVGTAASGSDSMKSMSFSSAQGMMDSQNRFRPDNFNLRLRAHQQLFPWNPHNQSNQSHSSKSSANWVRHLTSDDDVEEEEEEEEEEEEISAGNRNNNKVDISSLDAVTPRASSGVRPEYQLGPSDRNARLVGEIQLSSRVASMTIADVSPRFAFKKIMMLSDNKQYRESANFINRLSGGTFGVIVHDLPVDQFIEAMPQSLPIIESLYTKVFLSDGMTRNSIQFLRPENVVQQMVKYFAHQEDHPPAPNGGSATGWPPNVWRWDYCGPFISSCKKLLRVIVLTEPKIRKSLFQKRRALSKAIEGLGQHGLVGTSDENLMNLHDALQDEFNRVVQSYKSALDKMVELELAQKKGANRTVSNGPAPIAASHQRLLSLKQSEIQERLIKNKTLLNVVEPTLTNHSLDLFLGILQRRIELDKEALFQFSQLKRDQPTKPGETTPHIVIAPILMKYSHGCQQVLDLMREVSSDQGHQDEDLEDSSDVSGYHSDSDSAVMMSGNSPFVSNSARYNFLSRSVRLGSRASIRASLLVNSLGLEAVEIKGQNGQGQGQSRNGRRMLMAKAKNSSSMSSSTGSNSPSSEREIDYRSSGISSGTGSPDSRQALAKDGGRLTTTTTTTTTTTPPCQRCQVQNLNNTIVGTHGVDPGLQAELESIKAEMNKANATICALQEREKKMKARMAIQAQKMVERGVGPSKFESTSTEQRSELIQNYGGLYTQSRVETLDYLDKLEELRGADELKSKLLFSVIVLAFRSLQATSTQMKDHIKRILQIPPGSTHQPMNNNSALYLPPPPPPPPSMLTAPSHNKRQITPPAKPTKPAKPLRKERNPGFEVEQAVAYYLRESVATFDLTKNTEDVCNQIWATLYDYPCLRSCDPLVKYIKDSVRLAWSLVNQSPPYVLDYEARSFNADYHIRFHTSDPNDNSIKTYLWPALVEGHNGPCLQKAVVIT
- the LOC124198756 gene encoding uncharacterized protein LOC124198756 isoform X1, coding for MAPIHQRMDRYHDLPPPPPIPLKLKPKTLKKLSQQAARGQPLYLIVGPHAAAAAAPRPMGGSMHPPPLPPHPPHAGHPNQHSSRNFAVVHPRIERQQRMPGMPGPANSVGTAASGSDSMKSMSFSSAQGMMDSQNRFRPDNFNLRLRAHQQLFPWNPHNQSNQSHSSKSSANWVRHLTSDDDVEEEEEEEEEEEEISAGNRNNNKVDISSLDAVTPRASSGVRPEYQLGPSDRNARLVGEIQLSSRVASMTIADVSPRFAFKKIMMLSDNKQYRESANFINRLSGGTFGVIVHDLPVDQFIEAMPQSLPIIESLYTKVFLSDGMTRNSIQFLRPENVVQQMVKYFAHQEDHPPAPNGGSATGWPPNVWRWDYCGPFISSCKKLLRVIVLTEPKIRKSLFQKRRALSKAIEGLGQHGLVGTSDENLMNLHDALQDEFNRVVQSYKSALDKMVELELAQKKGANRTVSNGPAPIAASHQRLLSLKQSEIQERLIKNKTLLNVVEPTLTNHSLDLFLGILQRRIELDKEALFQFSQLKRDQPTKPGETTPHIVIAPILMKYSHGCQQVLDLMREVSSDQGHQDEDLEDSSDVSGYHSDSDSAVMMSGNSPFVSNSARYNFLSRSVRLGSRASIRASLLVNSLGLEAVEIKGQNGQGQGQSRNGRRMLMAKAKNSSSMSSSTGSNSPSSEREIDYRSSGISSGTGSPDSRQALAKDGGRLTTTTTTTTTTTPPCQRCQVQNLNNTIVGTHGVDPGLQAELESIKAEMNKANATICALQEREKKMKASRMAIQAQKMVERGVGPSKFESTSTEQRSELIQNYGGLYTQSRVETLDYLDKLEELRGADELKSKLLFSVIVLAFRSLQATSTQMKDHIKRILQIPPGSTHQPMNNNSALYLPPPPPPPPSMLTAPSHNKRQITPPAKPTKPAKPLRKERNPGFEVEQAVAYYLRESVATFDLTKNTEDVCNQIWATLYDYPCLRSCDPLVKYIKDSVRLAWSLVNQSPPYVLDYEARSFNADYHIRFHTSDPNDNSIKTYLWPALVEGHNGPCLQKAVVIT